DNA sequence from the Oryza brachyantha chromosome 5, ObraRS2, whole genome shotgun sequence genome:
CAGATCTGATCTTTAGGTCTTCTTGTTGACGTATGATATGAGCATTGGTTATATCCCTACATGCTATGATCACATTACGTTGGCAACACAGTTAGATGAATGAGACTGGATAGATTATTAAGTGTGGCAACTCTTCCTGATGTTCAATTCTACTTACATAatgtttttccattttttatgtCTCGGTACTAGAAAAAGCATATactcctttcctttttcttatgAAGCAATATTTATGCGCACCTGTCAGCTGAGAGGGGAGAAGGAAAGACATGTGGAGCCCACGTGGGCGccaccatatttatttcttttggatAGCTGACTGCGGGCCCACGTGGGcctgttatttttaaatcattttttatgtgcaGCTGATAGGTGGGACCACTTTTTTTCTGATATAATTGCCACGTAAGTGCCATGTCAATGTCACGTGGGACGAAGACCTATTTAAACTAATTATGTAAGCGCTAAGTCAGCCAAAACCGCCTTCAAAATCACCGAAGGACCTCGTTTTGCGCCGGCTTTGATAGTTCAAGGACCAGTTGTATCCGGTTTTACGGTCTAAGAACGAAAAATAGATTGGACGATAAGTTGAGGGACCTCAAGTGGACTTATTTCTTCTAGTGTGAGAGCATTCGTTTATTTCGTGGGCCGAACAAAGTAGCGAATCTGGCCCATGGGCCAGCAACGTAACTCAGGATCAATCATCATTATCATCTGCGTTACTGGCCAGTGGGGACAGCATAAGGTGGGGCCGACCGCCCAAAACACGTCAGCATGAGAAGAGAGAGTAcgaattaatataaatataactctTAATAACAAATAAAGTAGAACCAATGACGAAAAGGTTAATGATAGTTTGTTAGTTGGAATGGGCTTGTCCATCAagtctccctcctctcctttttgGTTGCGGGCCGCCGTCCGATGCACGCAACGCATGCAGacgcatccatgcatgcaaaagTAATAGCTAGCCGTCATTGCTTAGTATTCTTTTATGGAGAAAAATagctaaatagtatatttgcaATGAAAAGCGATATGTAAATAAACAGTTTACGTAtttattcttagcgatctaaaaaataaagctaaaaataaaatttagtaaaaaaaccttttaaaattaaccttaaatttaaaattgaaaaatttaaattgtggcttgaaagtataagtataagcgaaaatatggGACAAAAAGCTCTCCCTCACTttgctgtagctagctagtacacTCCATCTGTATatgcataaattaattaagtgatAATCCATATTAGTTTATATGTCAATTAAATTGATGAAGtaacgtcgccgtcgacgaggagtatatattcatataatagtacACTACTGAGCTCTATTTTCTATGCAAGCTCGATCTCCGCCGACGCCGTGACGTAAAGAACCAAAGATCTATGGAGTATATTTGGCACCGTTGAAATTTAGGGACGCCGGACGCGATTACTTGAGATCCGTGTGCTTTAAACCAGATTCAAAGTATTACGTATATCTGAATTTAGATTAAAACGAtacatatgataaaaatagatgaatactacttaatttttttaaccggCTACCTAATAACCCTCAGGCACCTATAGCTCCGCCCCtgagtatatgtatatactcgatctgtcttttttatttaacacatTTAGGTCCaatgtttatttattgtattatttaaaaagtatgtataattattcattattatattataacttgTTAAATACTCATACTTTGTTACGGGTTTTATGATGtgctattaaatttttttatttaaaatagtcaccttaatttgaatttatatgtaggtatcaatctatatttaattggttTTTAATATCAGAAAATTTAAAGgctaaattgtaaaactatAGTAAAGGTAGGTGGTGGTGTACTCTTTTTATAAGagtatagatttaaaaatgacctataattttataaatttatataaaattttttaaatacgatGAATAGTCAAAGATTGATCTAGATATTAATAGcgtcaataaaaaaactaatgagaGTATACACTTGTATATTATAGCTAGCGGTTATGGGGTCCGGAGGAACATTATCAATTATATTCAACATATGATATTGTGGGGGTGAACCGGTGAAGGCTCTAGTTAGCGAATAAGCCAAGGCATCAGTGTCAAGCAGGTTGGTTAACCACTCTATATATGCATCTTCCGGTTGATTTTCCATGGCCGATGAGTTCATACAACAGCCTATTGAACATGCCTTTATCTCCTAAATCTATACTTTgcactacctccgtttcatattgtaactCTTTTTAGCTTTACCTAAATCCATtcattaatgaatatatataattaatatacgtgcctaaattcattcaatgctagaaagacttatattacgaaatggagggagtatcactTAAGCCCTTATCTAATGGTTAAAGTCATCCATAAAGAGAGCGGAGCGTGGTAAAGTAAGCCAATACAATGGACTAAAAGGGTGGCATAGGGTTCAAGCCGCTCGATCCATAGTTAAGCTCTATtctttcgcttttgcttacgagtataagtcaaatttaaatttttaatttttaatttatattagattttgatatttttttatcgcagtttattttttagcattgacttttagactataaattatttttagaacacgtatattaaaaaattatttataattttatttttatttgtaaatatgttatttgtatttttcgctgtaaaagccaaacaacaccCCTTCCATTTCAAACTCCATCTTATAAGTTAGATGGAGGAGTCGGAACCCTATCAAACATATCCTTAATATGTCATAGTCGATAGcttcagcattttttttttatctttttaggCCCTATTTGTTTGAAGGAATATGATACGTATGGTTTTCAAGCTCATCGACAGtgctacttttttaaaaaaaacttttcataTACGATTTTCTAGAAAACcattttgaatatatttttaactttatactgtttaattattttataacctGAATAAATGTTATAAATCATTCAGCTATCTAGCACTAAAACAACAGAAAAGGTGGACCAATTTTCAGTACACGTAAATGTAATCAGTACTATACGATcgaagttatatttttttaagaaaggaTACAGCTATGGCATATCaatatgtatatttgtaaataattgcTGGTGTACAGTACTACGTACATTCTCTAGCTACATGCATGCAAGTAGGGCACACATATAATATAACATAATCGCACATGTCAATGATCTGTGTTAATTACTTCATTATAGTACTGAATACTACCCTGGCATACAGTACTCCATaagtactagtagtatatgCCTATCTGTCCCCATTATTTCTACCACATTATCTTTGCTTCCAAACCATGCATGCTTAAACCCTGTTGGGATGATATGGACTTTTTTCTAATACATGTCGCAttgaatgtttagacactaattagaattattaaacatagattattaataaaaccaacCCCacactctggactatttcgcgagacgaatctattgagcctaattagtcaatgattagtgaatatggtgctacagtaaatatttgctaatcatggcttaattaggcttaaaaaatttgtctaataaaacaacatttatttatgtaattagttttgttatcagtctatatttaatacttctaattaacatccaaacattCAATGTGACGAGGGAAAAAAAGTCCCTGAATCCAAATAACCACTTAATCAGTTCTTTGATTACATCCcagccaattaattaatttttatgcctTGCATAATGCATATACTTCcactgagtttttttttaacactattgacttttggatctatttttatatttaatggttcattttatttaaaaattttgtgtaaatatgcaaACCTACAAgtcattcttaaaaattttttaagtatcaaataataacaaaataattaataatatataatttttttaagtaaaacgaatggttaaacgtaaaATCAATAACATCAAATATACAAGCGTGGAGAGGAGTTCACATGAACACATGTTGGTACGTGTATGTAGCAGATCAGCTAGCGTCATCATGCCATTAAGCAGGTACGTACATATATACTGATGgagaattaaaattaattactcgCGTGCGTAGTTTACGTATATTCTGTTTCGCTGTCAaagaggaatttttttttctttgctacTACTACCATATTGCAGCTCGTACAAGTCCATTCTACTAGTACTATCGATTGATGATCCTTACAAGTTTTGTTTGGTCGGCATTTACAACTTGTAAAGCCTGACACGTCGCAATTGTGATAATTAATCTTAATGATGTTCAAGATTAAATTCATACTattgcttttgcttttgaaACCTATTATCGTCCCAAAACCTACgtgatattatatatatatatatatatatatatatatatatatatatatatatatatatatatatatacatacatacatatatatatatacatacatatatatatactctctccacctaaaataactttagtTTTCACCTATCCCACGTATTCTaataccaacaaaaaaaaactacgaaTAACTTTCCTTTTATCAAGTCCCAATATAGTTGTTCTCATTTTATCTAATTCAAATGCATTTGTTCTCTACTTTTATAAACTCCAACGTAATAATTGCtcaaagataaatttattttaggacaaatatatcatgataaatgtgaaattattttggaaGTCAATTTCACGAAACCTCATATTTATGGTCAAAGTAATATAAAACACTAGATATTGTGACCAGTGTCACAAAACCTTAGTCACGGTAGTTTTTAAAGTTTCACAAAACCTCAGTTATACATGAACGTTAGAACATCTCCAACGGTGTCTAATTTCTGctcctaaaatttattttggaaatttagtttaaaaaacaatctCCAACGACCCTAATTATCTACTCTTAATTTTACATTGCTCCTAATACTGACCCAAAAATACTCAGATTTGAAGATTTTTTTGTTGTCCCCAATTGCTCCAACTAGTAAAAAAATCGGTTTCACGTGCACTTATTCTTTTATCTGcgcacactttttttttctcgctcTCTCCCTCCATCCCCTCCGATGGGCTGCCCCCGTCCCCACCCCCGCACAGCCTCCTTCCCCTTCGTCCTTCGGCCGCAACAAACATACGTGTTGTAGCTGGTGTGCGACAATGGAAAAGATGGCCTGGCCGATCATgtgcaaacaagaaaaatatgttctGGTTGATCCTGTAAGCCGATAAAAGAAAGTTGTCATGGCCAATCGCGTGTGTGCACATAGTAGTTAAGAAAATCCTAAACTAACGACCAGTCTCACTCTTGCCTACTtgacaaactaattaattttatgattctatatatgtatactattAGAGTTGAAGAAGATTTaggaaaataattattttggaacaactGACAATTTTGGTATCAAAATTTGAGAAATCTCTACGAGATGCTCTTAAACACCTATCTACGCTACTTTAAAAAGGAACGGTGGTGCTGATCGGTAACTAATGTCCAGCCATCTCCACCACCGACTCACTAgttttttgagagaaaaaaatagtgagatcATATATTAGCCATTCCTACCAACAccctacttttttttatagaaaataatagttTAGGGCTAAAGTGAACATATGTtaataaagaaatatatgcaaaatgaagaaatgatatatatacaaaatggtAGTAATAACaagttaataatattttttattaaattccaTTGTAACGCGTAGACGGTATGCTAGTTTACTTGTAACCTTGTTTATTCTTAATTAAGCTTGTTGAATCAACTCCTCaccattttgaaaaaaaatgtttccaaTATGTTGaaactaataaaaatttgAGCAAATGTGGGGTTTTATGAAATACGTTTGCCACAAAACTAACGGTTATGTCTCACAAGttataatatacttatatcttatctatttattttgtcaatttaaaataaataatatatgtttttctattttattccTGATAAACTAATTTGCACAACGTTATAGAGAACGGAAAAACTTCTTtaaggccccctttgattcaaacgaaattcatatgaattttataggatttcatttccataggaatttttcctacaaaatcCTTTGAATCAATGAAAtgaaccctataaaatcctatgaaattcctatgaaatgcatcttcctatataagttttggaggaaatttaacaagaggttaaacctcatgaaaaaaatcctttgagcctatatctctcctcaaattcctgtgttttccctgtggtccaatcaaacgatcatttctacgtttttcctatattttgcaatcctctgttttacacctatATTCCTATCAGAATaccatgttttttctattcctccgttttttcatTACTAAGATTCAAAATCCTTTACTTCTACCTACGGTACTCAacccattttaaaatatagcaaaatattatcgcgatttttgcaaaaattgccactggttttttctaaattataaagaCGTCACTTGAATGACAATTCTAGTGGCATATTGCAAAtttctaatgatatttttaaaataacgtTTGAAACTAGTGGTAAGTTTATAATTACCCCAATAGTATTAGATATAACATAAGCCAGTATATCAAGTTTTAGTGCTATATTTCAGAACGGACAAGTGTACATATTAATATAGGCCCtctattaaaaaagaaacaatatagATGTGGTTGATCAAACTTGCGTCACATAAAGCAAAGGCCTCCAAGATGAGTAATAAGTCCAAATGGTTCCCCAttattaatcattaattaaaaagaaaaagaaaagttagTCGAAACAGTGTCACTAGTACTGCCTGCTGCTTCATCTTCTACCACCACCACTGTCCCTTGCTAATCATACGCAGGTTTGGTGGCCAATGCCATGCATCGCAATCAGTAGGTGAAGGGAGTTGATCCATGATTAGCACTCACCAGCTAGCTTTAGCTAatcgtcgccgctgccgctggtggtgagaagaagaagaagaagaagaagtgagtagagtggtggtggtggcatcGTCTTTGGCATGTGCCTCCTCTTCCTTTTGCCTTTGGCTCCTTGTTCACCTTTTGCCTTTGCAGCCTTTTGCAAGGGAGCCCAGCCACAGtgtgggcgacgacgacgacgacgacaccacACGCCtcgcttctcctcctccttctctgAAAGAGTTCTTCGCTAATCCTTCGCCATGTCCACAATGCTGCCCTCCAAATCCAGGTGCGTGTTCTTCGCTGGCTGGCGGTTGCTGATTTGCTTTGTTGGATTGGGGATTTGTTCTGTGAGTGGCAGATCTAAACCGGTTACTGCGTCGGGGAGCGTTTCGTGGATTTATCTCAGatttgtttgggtttttttttctgtttcgaTTTCGTTGTGCTCTTCGTTCCAGTTGATCAATCAATCACTGGATTGGGATGTGGCCACGCAGAATCTGGGAAATGTGGCATCTTGAACAGCCAGCCACCAATTTTCGAGATAGGTTTCAGTTGGAACTGCTTCTTGATCCGCTCGATTTCTGTTGCTCGTGCTAAAGTTTCGGTTTTTAATTTAATCGAATGCGACCTGTTCGAACTTGTTGATCCGGTGCGGTTTTGGGGTTGCATGTTGGGGCGGAAAAGATTGGAGCTTTCGTTAATCGCAATTAATGGCGGCGACATTGACAGATCTGGGCCGAACGAGTCCCCCATCAGCAGGAGGCCGAGCACGCCGTCGTCCAACCACCGCCCCTCCACGCCCTCCTCCGTCCACCGCCCCTCCACTCCCGGCGGCACCAGGAGGAGCATCGGCGGCGCGCCGTCCACGCCGCGCTCCCGCAAcaacggcgccgccggcggaggccCGTTCAAGTCGGAGCCCAACTCACCGCCGTCGGCGACCGCTCGCCCTCGCCTCTCGTTCGACCGGTCCCCGAGATCTGTCGACTCCAAGCCCGTCGTCGAGCGCCGGGTGCCCAAGATCGGCACGCCCCCTGATGTAAGTGCGCTGCGAATTTCGGTCTGCCATTGCCAGCATTGTGTGATCTGTTGATGCAAATTGTGTGAAATTTGCTGGGAATGCAGAAGCAGCCGAGGAAGGAGGCCGAGCTGCAGTCGCGGCTCGAGTCCGCCCAGGAGGACCTCAAGAAGGCCAAGGATCAACTGGCCTTCATCGTTGGCGAGAGGGACCGCCTTGTCGGGGAGCTGAATGAGGCCAAGAGGGTCGCCGACGAGACGCACGAGAAGCTCCAGGATGCGCTCATGGCGAAGAGGTGGGCCGAGGAGGCCACAGAGATTGAGAAGTTCCGAGCTGACGAGCTCGAGCAGGCGGGCATTGATGAGGCGCAGAagcgggaggaggagtggCAGAGGGAGATTGAGTGTGTTCGTGGTCAGCACGCCACCGATTTGGAGACGTTGGTCACCACGACGGAGGAGCTGGAGAGATTCAGGCGTGAGCTTGCGATGGCGAACGAGGCCAAGAAGGCTGCACTTGGCCACGCAGATGACGCCATGAAGATTGCTGAGGTCAATGCAGAGAAGGTGGAGATTCTCTCTAGTGAAGTTGTCCGCTTGAAAGGACTGCTTGATTCGACTGCAGAGAGTGAGGAGAGTAAAAATCGTGAAACTGAGGAGCTTGTTAAGAATCTGGAGTCTGAGGTTTCAGTTATGAAGGGCAAACTAGAGGAGGCAAGAGTTATTGAGGAGAGGCTAGCCGAGATGGAAAAATTGATTGAGGAGCTTAAATCGGAGTTAGCTGATGCGAAGAAGGCTGAGTCAGAAGCACGGCAGCTGTTCGAAGAATGGAAGCACAAGGCAGGGTCACTTGAAATGGAATTGGAGGCAGTTACTCTCTCGGAGAAGATCAAAAGTGAATCGCTTGCCTCCACAACCGAAGAATTGGGTAAGATCCAATCTGTTTTACAAGATAGAGAATCTGAAATTGAAGTGCTCAAAGGAAAGACAACGGCCTTGGAAATTGAGGTGGCTAGACTTTTAGCAGATGTCAATGAATCCAATGAGCAAATTGATGCATCTCAGCAAGAGGTGTTTGGGCTGCAGACTACAATAGATGTTTTGAGAAACAAGCTTGAGGTTGCGGAAGCAGCAGCTTCAGAGGCTTTATATAATGAGAAGATTGCGAATGCAAAGATTGAAAACCTGACCGAGGAGAATGTGAAGCTAATAGGTGAGTTGAATGAGGCTAGGGATAGAGAAGAGGAACAAAAAAGAACAGTGGAAGATCTTACTGCTTCATTGAATGAGGAATCTGACAAAGCAAAGGAAGCACATGAGAGGTTTTTGAGCAAAGAAGATGATCATGAGCATGCCCTTGAACAGATTGGTGATCTTAAGATGGCCCTAAAAAGCACCAAGGAGAGTTACGAGGTAATGCTCGATGAGGCAAACTATGACATCACTTGCTTGAGGAAAACCGTTGATGGATTGGAGGC
Encoded proteins:
- the LOC102718651 gene encoding WEB family protein At3g02930, chloroplastic-like, which codes for MSTMLPSKSRSGPNESPISRRPSTPSSNHRPSTPSSVHRPSTPGGTRRSIGGAPSTPRSRNNGAAGGGPFKSEPNSPPSATARPRLSFDRSPRSVDSKPVVERRVPKIGTPPDKQPRKEAELQSRLESAQEDLKKAKDQLAFIVGERDRLVGELNEAKRVADETHEKLQDALMAKRWAEEATEIEKFRADELEQAGIDEAQKREEEWQREIECVRGQHATDLETLVTTTEELERFRRELAMANEAKKAALGHADDAMKIAEVNAEKVEILSSEVVRLKGLLDSTAESEESKNRETEELVKNLESEVSVMKGKLEEARVIEERLAEMEKLIEELKSELADAKKAESEARQLFEEWKHKAGSLEMELEAVTLSEKIKSESLASTTEELGKIQSVLQDRESEIEVLKGKTTALEIEVARLLADVNESNEQIDASQQEVFGLQTTIDVLRNKLEVAEAAASEALYNEKIANAKIENLTEENVKLIGELNEARDREEEQKRTVEDLTASLNEESDKAKEAHERFLSKEDDHEHALEQIGDLKMALKSTKESYEVMLDEANYDITCLRKTVDGLEAEVNKYREEIESKEAEIVRLNQQSEEEIGALQVEVDKAVESLQDAEQQLQAANEEKENLQEKLRYAESACVEANKVLDETKAEKESLEEKLIYTEAAVAEANKAVQEATAENSQLKERLLDKENALQSLTQENDDFRLREADAMKKIDELSALLAEAMIKKHPEEEEKLVLVDEAHSSVREEASDSVVENGDAESENDKNPKLELDVLNRSSNGDVNHEEEKDETKVQQEEVKTECTTQESIKIVEKQPQPDRKQETVASKDELEPKEDAANGTVSEDASKVAMSPTKPQQQQKKNKPLLKKFGSLLKKKNSK